The DNA region GCGCCGCCGGCCGGCGCGGCCCCGCGCGCGGCCGAGGGGGCGGACGTTGCAGCCGCCCCACCGGCGAGCGAGCCGGCCGTCTCGGCGGTGGCTGGCTACACAGCGGATTGACCACGTCTTTGCCGATCAGCGTTCCTGCTATTTACGCCTTGTCATCGCGTTGTTATCAGGACGCCGGCCGAAGAGCGCCCGCTCGGCGTGCTGCGAACGGCAGCGCGCAAGGCCGAGTTTTTCGCAATGGGTTCGCCGCATATCCCGTCGCGGGTCAGGCGGTCGGCGAGAAGGGAGTAGCCGGGATCACGGCGTGATCTTCCGGAGAACCGGTGTGATACGAAATCCGGCCGCAAGGCCGGAGCTTCGCACCCCGGTCGCCGCAAATCCTGCTCTCCAGCCGGGGTTTGCGGCGGGATCGTCTCCCGGGATCGTCAAGAGATCGTCCGGCAACCGTGTGATGGGGACTTCGACGTCATGTCTACGCGCAACGGCGTAATCAAACTCGTTGCCGGGAATTCGAACCGGGCGCTGGCCGAGGCGATCGGCGCCTATCTCGAAACGCCCTTGGCGAAGGCGGTGGTGCGGCGCTTCGCCGATATGGAGGTGTTCGTCGAGATCCAGGAGAACGTGCGCGGGCAGGACGTGTTCGTCGTGCAGTCGACTTCGTTCCCGGCCAACGACCACCTGATGGAGCTGCTGATCATCATCGATGCGCTGCGCCGTGCCTCGGCGCGCCGCATCACCGCGGTGCTTCCCTATTTCGGGTACGCCCGGCAGGACCGCAAGCCGGGGCCGCGCACGCCGATCTCGGCCAAGCTGGTGGCCAACCTCATCACCCGCGCCGGTGCCGACCGCGTGCTGACGCTCGATCTCCACGCCGGCCAGATCCAGGGCTTCTTCGACATCCCCACCGACAATCTCTACGCCTCGCCGGTGATGGTGCGCGACATCAAGGAGCGCTACCAGCTCGACAAGGTGACGGTGGTGTCGCCCGACGTCGGCGGCGTGGTGCGCGCCCGCGGCATCGCCAAGCGCATCGATGCGCCGCTGGCCATCGTCGACAAGCGCCGCGAGCGCCCCGGCGAGAGCGAGGTGATGAACATCATCGGCGACGTCGAGGGCCGCATCTGCGTGCTGGTCGACGACATCGTCGATTCCGGCGGCACCTTGGTGAATGCCGCCGAGGCGCTGCTGCAGCAGGGCGCGACCGAGGTCTACGCCTACATCACGCACGGCGTGCTGTCGGGCGGGGCGGTGTCGCGCATCACCGCCTCCAAGATCAAGGAGCTGGTGATCACCGACTCCATCCAGCCGACCGAGGCTGTGCGGGTCTCCCGCAACATCCGGGTGATCTCGATCGCCACGCTGCTCGGCGAAGCCATCTGCCGTACGGCATCGGAAGAGAGCGTGTCGAGCCTGTTCGATTGAGGCGGCGCCATCGCGGGCGAGGGGCACGTTGCCCCACCGCCCCAAGGCGCCCCACCGCCCCAAGGCCCGGTCACGATGCGCCGAACGGGCCCGGTGACTCGTGGCCCTGTCCAAACCGGGCGATGGCGGACTCGTCGTGCGCATGGTGGCGTGGGTCATTGCCGCCATTTGGCGCCGGGCGCAGCAGTACGCGGTCAGGCCCAAAGATCAGCGTTACGGCGGTGCCCCGGCCCGGCGTGCTGTCGATCGACAGCGTGCCGCCGTGCGCCTGCATCAGCGCGATGCTCACCGGCAGGCCGAGCCCGGTTCCTTCCTCGCCGCCGGGCGACATCAGGCCGGAGGTGATCGGGCCGGAGCCGATCCGCGCCACCGTCTCCTGCGTCATGCCGATGCCCGAATCCTGCACCTCGATCGCCGCGCCACCGCCCTCTGGCACCAGCACCTTCACCCGAACCGTGCTGCCGCGCGGCGAGAACTTGATGGCGTTCGACAGCACGTTCAGCAGAACCTGGCGGATGCGGCGCTCGTCGATGGTCATGAACAGCTGCGCGGCGCGGATGTCGGGCACCACCATGACGCCGGCCTTGGCGGCCACCGGCGAGACCACATTGACGGTGTTCGACACCAGCTCGACGAGATCCACCGTCGCCTCGCGAAGCTGAAGCATGCCGGCCTCGATCTTGGCGATATCGAAGATGTCGTTGATGAGATTGGCGAGATGGATGCCGGAGGTGTGGATGTCGGTGATGTAGGACAGGTAGCGCTCGTGCTGCAGATGGCCGAACACTTCGCTCAGGATGGCGTCGGAGAAGCCGACGATGGCGTTCAGCGGCGTGCGCAGCTCGTGGCTCATCTTGGCGAGGAAGTCGGTCTTCGCCCGGCTCGCCTCCTCGGCCAGCTTCTTGGCGGCTTCGAGGGTGACGCTCATCTCGCGGATGCGGGTGTTGTCGCGCAGCGTGATGGCGCGGTAGCAGCCGCTCTCGATCGCGAACTCGCTGAGCAGCACGTCGAAATGGCGGAACTGGTCGTTGCGTGGGATCGAGATCTCCAGCCTGCGCTCGGCGTTGGGGCCTGAGGTCGACAGCAGGTGTTCGAGCAATGCTTCCGCCCGGTCGCTGTCGAAGAACAGGCGGTCGGCCGGGAAGCCGATGACGTTGTCGGCCGCGACATCGAGAAAGGCGCAGGCGGCGGGATTGCACACCACCACGCGGCCAGTGCGGTCGGTGATGATGATGCCCTCGCTCGAGGTCTTGATCAGGTGCTCGGCGCGCCGGCCGTGCTCGGCGGCAGCCTGCTGGGCGCGCCGCAGCTCGGTCATGTCCGACACGGTGATGATCGCGCCGCGCAGGCGCTTGCGCACCTTGTTGGCGGAGATCTGCATCAGGAACGTGCCCTGGTCGATCTGGATCTCGCCGACATGGTTGCGCCCGGTGGTCAGCACCGCGTCGATCCAGGTCAGGATCTGCGGCATGTCGGCGATGATTCCGCTCTTCAGCAGGTTCTGCTTGTCGGGCATCGGCGACAGGCGCAGGATCCGCGCCGCCTTGCTGTTGTAGCGCAGCACCTGCAGCTTGGGATCGATCAGAACGATCGCCTCGACCGAGTTGGCGAGAATGCCCTCGAGCTCGCCATTGATCTCCGCCAGCGCGTTGGTCTTGGCCGACAGCTCGTCATTGACGGTCGACAGCTCCTCATTGGTCGCCTGCAGTTCCTCGTTGGTGGTCTCCAGCTCCTCATTGGAAGCCTGCAGCTCCTCATTGGAGGCGTGCAGCTCCTCATTGGCCGCCTGCAGCTCCTCGTTCGAGGTTTCGAGCTCCTCGACGACCGACTGCAGGTTCTCCTTGGTCGCCTTGAGCTCCTGCTCCAGGGTGGCGACCTGCTGAATGTCGACCTCGTTCACCAGCCCAGCGGCCTTCTTGCCGCGCGGCCGCGCCTGCTCGGCTTCCTCGAAGCTCAGCATGAACAGCGGGTCGTCGGCCTCGCTGTTGTCGACCGGGTGCATGGCGAGCCGGACCAGCCGGCCGGCCGGATGGCTCTCGCGATACTGGCCGCGGATGGGCAGGCGGTCGCGCGTGCAGCGGTGCAGCAGGACGCGCAGATCCGACCGGAAGGCCGGATCGACCAGCGTCATCAGGTTGAAGTCGACCGGGCCGGTTCCGGCGCCGACGCGGATGAAGCGGCTGACATTGCCGTAGAAGTGCAGCGGGTCGCCATCGCGCGACAGCAGGATGCTGGGCGGGCCGTAGGAGTCCGCCAGCAGGTTGATGCCGGCCTGAACCAGGGTCTGGCTGGAGAGGCCGGGGGCCTTGCCGGGCTTCTTCGCGCCCTGGTCGGGCGGCGTGTACGGCTCCTTCAGCCGCGCGATGTGGTGGGGCCGGTTGGAGACGTCGCGACGGTGGTAGATCTTGTGGCGGAGGTCGACGGCGCTGAACAGCGAGCGGCTCGAGCCGAGCGATTCCGAGCGACCGAGGAACAGATAGCCGCCCGGCGCCATCGCGTAATGGAACAGCTTGAGAATGCGCTCCTGCAGCGCCGGCTTGAAATAGATCAGCAGGTTGCGGCAACTGATCAGGTCGATGTTCTTGAACGGCGGGTCGTTCACCACGTCGTGGCGTGAGAACACCACCATGTCGCGCACGAACTTGCTGATGCGGTGGACGTTGCCGGCCTTGACGAAATGATTGCGCAGCAGCGCGCGGTCGAGATGGGCGACGCTGGCGCTGGTAAATTCGCCGCGCCGCGCCTGCATGGTGGCGAGCGTGTCGATGTCGGTGCCGAAGATCTGGACGCGCGGCGCGTCGTGGCGGACGAGCGTCTTCTTGGCCAGCAGCAGCGCGATCGAATAGGCCTCCTCGCCGGTGGCGCAGGCCGGCACCCAGATGCGCAGCGTCTCGCCGGTCTGCTTCTTGGCGGCGAGCTTTTCGAGCACCGGCTCAAGGGCTGCGAACGCCTCGGTGTCGCGCATGAACGACGTGACCGAAATCATGAAGGATTTCGCCAGGACGTCGATTTCCTCGCGGTGGGTGTCGATGTGGCTGACGTAGTCCTTGAGGTTCTTGATCTTGAGCGTCGCCATGCGCCGGCCGATCCGCCGGCGCAGTGTCGTCTCCTTGTAGTTGCTGAAGTCCATGCCGGTGTGGCGGCGCACGACCTGGATGAGGGCGTGGAACGGGCTGACGCCGCTGGCCCTTTCCGTCATCTCCAGATGGAGATCCTGACCCTTGGCGGTGAGGCCGAGCTTGGCGGCGATCTCCTTGGGCGGCAGGACGATGTCGGCGCCGCCGGTCATGATGGCGGCGCGCGGCATGCTCTCGTATTTCGCGGTGACCGGATCCTGGGCAAACGTGATGCCGCCGTGCGCCTTGATGGCGCGAATGCCGTTGGCGCCGTCGGAGCCGGTGCCCGACAGCACCACGCCGATGGCGCGGCCGGCGAGCTCGGCCGCAAGGCTGGCGAAGAACTGGTCGATCGAGGGCTTCGGCCCCTTCTCATCGAGCGGCGCGCGCAGGATCAGCTTGCCGGAGCGGTAGAGCACGTCGCAATTGGGCGGCGTCACATAGATGACGTTGGGCTTCAGCGCGGTGCGGTTGGTGATGCTGCGCACCGGAATCCGGGTCTCGCGCGCCAGCAGGTCGACCATCATGCTGCGGTGCTGCGGCGACAGGTGCTGGATGATCACGAAGCACAGGTTCGAGGATTCCGGCAAAGCCGCGATCAGTGGCCGGAGCGCTTCAAGCCCGCCGGCCGAGGCGCCGATGCCGACGACCCGCAGATCGTCCTGCTCGGGCGGGACGACCTTCGGCGGGGCATCGTCGGTGGAGACCTCCTGGCCCGGCTGATCTGTCAAGGCTCTCCCCAGAAACCCTAAGATGCCTGATGCAACTTATATGCGGCGCAATACCGTTGCACGAAGGATAGATCATCGGCGACCGAAACTCTGGGGCGATTCGCAAATTGCGACACGAAAAATGGCTCCATACGTAACCTGCCGCATTCCGCTTCGGGATGTTTGGCAGCGTCCGATGAGCGGCAGAGAGTGACCGCCTTTGCGCGTGAACGCTTCCCGTTGAGCAGCGACATTCGGCGTGCGGCAGTCGGCGTGCGGGCGTTGTGCTGGCGGGCGGCGCGGTGGGATCGCGTCCCGACGGCGATGACCGTTGCCGGCGACTCGCCTCGCGTCTCCGCAAGGGCGCGCATGGGCCGTGACGCGGCGCATGCCGCAGCCGGCGACGCGCGTTTTGGTTTCGTTTATTTGAAACTATCATCCCTTGCTTGCATCGCGGTGGTTGTGACGCATGCACGCCATGAACAAGAGCGTGCGCGCCGCCGCGCCCTGCAAGTAATCGAGCGCTCCGGGTCGGTTTTTCGTCCCGGCTTAGTGGAGCGTTAACTACGGCGGCGTGACAGTCCGGCCGTTATTTTATTACCCCCGCCCACCTTCGCGACCCGTCGCCGCAATGACGCAGGGTCGCGCTGGCCGGCGTACCCCCACGCCTTCAACAGGCGCGTGATCGGACGTGCCCGGGTCCTCGTGGCCCGGCTCTCCGGCCGTGCGCTCACGCACTCCAGCTTGGAGCTTGGACATGGCTCTCGTGAAGAAGAACGCGCTCGCGGCGTCGGGTGCTCCCAAGGGGCTTGCGCGCGGCAGCGAAGAGGTCGCGCTGAGCAAGCTCGGCCGCCTGGCCGATGAAAACCGCCAGAAGGCGCGCACTCACGCCAAGCAGCAGAAGGCGGCCGAGCGCGTCGCCACCGCCACCGCCCAGCTTGCCAGCGGCATCACGGAGGCGTCCTCCGCAGCCGAGGAGCTGCGCAAGGCGATGGAGCAGATCGCGACCGGGGCCGAACAGGCGGCCAGCGCCTCGGAGCAGTCGCAGCGCGCGGTGACTGCGATCGCCGGCAAGAACCGCGATGCCCTGGCGGCGGCAGAGACCTCGCGTAACAAGGTTGCCGGTTTGCAGACGCTGGTCGGCAACGTTTCCAACCAGATCGTCACCTCGGTGGCCTCGATCAACACCGCGGCCGAACGGCAGGCCAGTTCCGTCAAGTTCATCGTCGAGCTGGAGCGGCAGGCGGCGTCGATCGGCGACATCGTCCGCGCCGTCGCCCGCATCGCCGACCAGACCAACCTGTTGGCGCTCAATGCCGCCATCGAGGCGGCGCGCGCCGGTCAGCACGGCAAGGGCTTCGCGGTGGTGGCCGACGAGGTGCGCACGCTGGCCGAGACGAGCGAGAAGAGCGCGCGCGAGATCCAGGAACTCATCGGCAAGATCCAGGGCGACGTGAAGGTGATCGCCGAAGGCATCAACCGCTCGGCCGAGGCGGCGCGCGCCGAGGTCGAAAAGGGCAATCTGGTCACCGAGCAGCTCAAGACGGTTGCCGCCGACATGGGCGAGGTGCTGGCCGGCGCCGACATCATCGCCCGCGCCGCGGTCGAATCCGAGCAGGCGTCGATCGAGGCGCAGAAGGGCTCCGAGGCCATCGCATCCGCTGCCGAGGAGCAGTCGGCGGCGTGCGAGGAAGCGCTGAAGACGCTGGAGCAGCAGACCACGGCGCTGACCCAGAGCGAGCAGGCGGCGAACGAACTCAGCGCGCTCGCCGACGAACTGAAGAACTCCACCGACATCGGCCGTTCCGCCGAGGATGTCGCCGCCGCGGCCGAGGAGCTGTCGTCGGCGGTCGAGGAGATCAACCGCGCCGCGGCCCAGATCATGACCGCGCTGGAGCAGATCAACCGCGGCTCGCAGCAGCAGTCGTCGGCCGCCCAGCAGTCGGCCGCCGCGGTGACCCAGATCGAGAAGGGCGCGCAGGCGTCGATGGAGCGCGCCAAGATCGGATTGGAAAAGGGCGAGGCGATCAGCTCTCTGCTGCGGGAGAACCGCCGCAGCGTCGATGAGCTGATCGAGGGCGTCAGCGCGTCTCTTGAGCAGACCAACAAGAACCGCGAGCAGATGAATGGGCTCGAGCAGGTGAGCCGCAAGATCGACAAGATCGTCGATGCCATCACCACCGTCGCCATCCAGACCAACATGCTCGCGGTCAACGGCTCGATCGAAGCGGCGCGTGCCGGCGAATTCGGCAAGGGCTTCATGGTGGTGTCCACCGACATCCGGAATCTCGCTCGCGATTCGTCGGAGAATGCCGAGCGCATCAAGGATCTGGTCAAGGCGATCCAGGACCAGATCGTGGTGGTGCGCCGCGACCTCGACGAGATCTCGGCGGCGGCGATGTCCGAGGTGGAGAAGAACAAGGCGATCTCCGCCAACATGGCGACGGTGGCCGCCGACATGGTGGTGGTGCTCACCGGAAGCCGCGACGTCATGGTCAGCTCCGAGGAGATCCTGAAGAACCTCACCGAGGCGAAGGCGGGCGTCGATATGATTGCCGCTGCCGCCCAGCAGGCGGCCACCGCGTCCGGCGAGGCCCAGCAGGCCGCCAAGGAGCAGGCCAAGGGTGCGGAGGAACTCGCCGCCGCGATCGAGGAGATCGCCTCGCTCGCCGACGAGCTGCAGAACCGCGACTGAGCGCATGCCTCGCAACCCTTGAAGGAGTGCGGTCATGTCCGCCGTATCGAATGTCGTCGAACCGGACGTGGAGGACGAATCCTCCGGGACCGTCCGCCAGTTCGTGACCTTCCACGTCGACCGCGAGACCTATGCGGTGCCGCTGGCCGAGGTGCAGGAGATCATCAGGCTTCCCGAGATGGTGGAGGTGCCGCTGGCGCCGCGCAGCCTCGCGGGGCTTGCAAATCTGCGCGGCAACGTGCTGCCGGTCTCAAGCCTGCGGCGGGTGTTCAACCTGCCCGACGCCGAGCACGATGACGCCACCCGCGTCGTGGTGATCAATCAGGGCACGCCGGTCGGCTTCGTCGTCGACCGGATGGCGAGCGTGGTCACCAGCGAGCTGCAGGAGATCGAGAGCACCGACACCATGCATGGCACGGTCGCGACCGATCTCGTCTCCGGCATGATCAAGCGCGAGAACGCCATGATCATGATCCTGGAGCCGGGCCGGCTGATGCGCCAGGGCAGCGCACGCGCGGCACGCAAGGACGCCGCGGCCGATCTCCATGGCGAGCGGCTGACGGCGGAACGCAACCGCGCGGGCGACGCGAGCACGGATGAAATCCAGCTCGTCTCGTTCGGACTCGCCGGGCAGGAATATGCTTTGCCCATCGAGCACGTGCAGGAGATCGTCCAGGTTCCGGACGTGATCAGCGCGGTGCCCAATTGCGACGAGAGCGTGCTCGGGGTGATGACCCTGAGAAACCGCCTGCTGCCGCTGGTGAGCCTGCGACGGCTGTTCGGCCTGCCGATGAGCGAGCTCTCCGAGCAGTGTCGCATCGTCGTCGTGTCGTTGTCCAAGCACGACGACGCGCTGGCGGTCGGCATCGTCACCGACACGGTGAAGGAGGTGCTGCGGGTCCAGCGCAGCATCGTCGATCCGCTGCCCGAGCTCCTGGCAAGTGGCGGCTCGCTGCGCGAGGTGGAGATGGTCTGCCGGATCGACGACGGCCGGCGGCTGGTGGCCATCCTGTCGGCGGAGCGGCTGTTCACCAATGCCACCATCCAGGATGCGTTCAGAAGTACCGAAGTCCGCGACCAGGGGGAGGCGATGGCCAGGACGGGTGACGATCTCCAGACGACCGCCGAGGAGGAAGACCAGTTCGTGGTGTTCCGCCTTGCCGATGAGGAGTACGGCGTGCCGATCGATGCCGTGCAGGAGATCGTGCGCGTGCCCGATCAGCTCACCCACGTGCCGAAGTCGGCGGCCTTCATCGAGGGCATGGTGAACCTGCGCGGCACGGTGCTGCCGGTGATCGACCAGCGCAAACGCTTCGGCCTGCCGGCGATCGAGCGCAGCGACCGCCAGCGCATCATGGTGTTCACCATCGGCGGCGTTCGCACCGGCTTCATCGTCGATCAGGTGTCCGAGGTGCTGCGCATTCCGCGCTCGGCGATCGCGCCGGCGCCGGACATCGCCAGCGACGACTCCGGCGCCATCACCCATGTCGCCAACCTGCCGGCAGCCAAGCGCATGATCCTTATGCTCGATGTCGCCAGGCTCCTGGCGACCGACGAGATGGACGCCGTGCAGGACGCCGCCTGATCCGGCGGCCGGCGGATGCGTCATTCCCGGCGCCGGTCTGGCGGCGGGCGTGGGGCATCGGCCGGCACCGGCGCGCGGCGCAGGGCACGGCATTGCAGCAGACCCATCGGAGGCAATCTTGGTCAAGCTTCTGATCGTCGACGACTCGGCCCTGATGCGAAAATTCGTCAGGGCCGTGTTCGAGGAACGCGGTGGATTCGAGGTGCGCACCGCCCGCAACGGCAAGGATGCGC from Blastochloris tepida includes:
- a CDS encoding ribose-phosphate pyrophosphokinase, with amino-acid sequence MSTRNGVIKLVAGNSNRALAEAIGAYLETPLAKAVVRRFADMEVFVEIQENVRGQDVFVVQSTSFPANDHLMELLIIIDALRRASARRITAVLPYFGYARQDRKPGPRTPISAKLVANLITRAGADRVLTLDLHAGQIQGFFDIPTDNLYASPVMVRDIKERYQLDKVTVVSPDVGGVVRARGIAKRIDAPLAIVDKRRERPGESEVMNIIGDVEGRICVLVDDIVDSGGTLVNAAEALLQQGATEVYAYITHGVLSGGAVSRITASKIKELVITDSIQPTEAVRVSRNIRVISIATLLGEAICRTASEESVSSLFD
- a CDS encoding chemotaxis protein CheB: MTDQPGQEVSTDDAPPKVVPPEQDDLRVVGIGASAGGLEALRPLIAALPESSNLCFVIIQHLSPQHRSMMVDLLARETRIPVRSITNRTALKPNVIYVTPPNCDVLYRSGKLILRAPLDEKGPKPSIDQFFASLAAELAGRAIGVVLSGTGSDGANGIRAIKAHGGITFAQDPVTAKYESMPRAAIMTGGADIVLPPKEIAAKLGLTAKGQDLHLEMTERASGVSPFHALIQVVRRHTGMDFSNYKETTLRRRIGRRMATLKIKNLKDYVSHIDTHREEIDVLAKSFMISVTSFMRDTEAFAALEPVLEKLAAKKQTGETLRIWVPACATGEEAYSIALLLAKKTLVRHDAPRVQIFGTDIDTLATMQARRGEFTSASVAHLDRALLRNHFVKAGNVHRISKFVRDMVVFSRHDVVNDPPFKNIDLISCRNLLIYFKPALQERILKLFHYAMAPGGYLFLGRSESLGSSRSLFSAVDLRHKIYHRRDVSNRPHHIARLKEPYTPPDQGAKKPGKAPGLSSQTLVQAGINLLADSYGPPSILLSRDGDPLHFYGNVSRFIRVGAGTGPVDFNLMTLVDPAFRSDLRVLLHRCTRDRLPIRGQYRESHPAGRLVRLAMHPVDNSEADDPLFMLSFEEAEQARPRGKKAAGLVNEVDIQQVATLEQELKATKENLQSVVEELETSNEELQAANEELHASNEELQASNEELETTNEELQATNEELSTVNDELSAKTNALAEINGELEGILANSVEAIVLIDPKLQVLRYNSKAARILRLSPMPDKQNLLKSGIIADMPQILTWIDAVLTTGRNHVGEIQIDQGTFLMQISANKVRKRLRGAIITVSDMTELRRAQQAAAEHGRRAEHLIKTSSEGIIITDRTGRVVVCNPAACAFLDVAADNVIGFPADRLFFDSDRAEALLEHLLSTSGPNAERRLEISIPRNDQFRHFDVLLSEFAIESGCYRAITLRDNTRIREMSVTLEAAKKLAEEASRAKTDFLAKMSHELRTPLNAIVGFSDAILSEVFGHLQHERYLSYITDIHTSGIHLANLINDIFDIAKIEAGMLQLREATVDLVELVSNTVNVVSPVAAKAGVMVVPDIRAAQLFMTIDERRIRQVLLNVLSNAIKFSPRGSTVRVKVLVPEGGGAAIEVQDSGIGMTQETVARIGSGPITSGLMSPGGEEGTGLGLPVSIALMQAHGGTLSIDSTPGRGTAVTLIFGPDRVLLRPAPNGGNDPRHHAHDESAIARFGQGHESPGPFGAS
- a CDS encoding methyl-accepting chemotaxis protein gives rise to the protein MALVKKNALAASGAPKGLARGSEEVALSKLGRLADENRQKARTHAKQQKAAERVATATAQLASGITEASSAAEELRKAMEQIATGAEQAASASEQSQRAVTAIAGKNRDALAAAETSRNKVAGLQTLVGNVSNQIVTSVASINTAAERQASSVKFIVELERQAASIGDIVRAVARIADQTNLLALNAAIEAARAGQHGKGFAVVADEVRTLAETSEKSAREIQELIGKIQGDVKVIAEGINRSAEAARAEVEKGNLVTEQLKTVAADMGEVLAGADIIARAAVESEQASIEAQKGSEAIASAAEEQSAACEEALKTLEQQTTALTQSEQAANELSALADELKNSTDIGRSAEDVAAAAEELSSAVEEINRAAAQIMTALEQINRGSQQQSSAAQQSAAAVTQIEKGAQASMERAKIGLEKGEAISSLLRENRRSVDELIEGVSASLEQTNKNREQMNGLEQVSRKIDKIVDAITTVAIQTNMLAVNGSIEAARAGEFGKGFMVVSTDIRNLARDSSENAERIKDLVKAIQDQIVVVRRDLDEISAAAMSEVEKNKAISANMATVAADMVVVLTGSRDVMVSSEEILKNLTEAKAGVDMIAAAAQQAATASGEAQQAAKEQAKGAEELAAAIEEIASLADELQNRD
- a CDS encoding chemotaxis protein CheW; this encodes MSAVSNVVEPDVEDESSGTVRQFVTFHVDRETYAVPLAEVQEIIRLPEMVEVPLAPRSLAGLANLRGNVLPVSSLRRVFNLPDAEHDDATRVVVINQGTPVGFVVDRMASVVTSELQEIESTDTMHGTVATDLVSGMIKRENAMIMILEPGRLMRQGSARAARKDAAADLHGERLTAERNRAGDASTDEIQLVSFGLAGQEYALPIEHVQEIVQVPDVISAVPNCDESVLGVMTLRNRLLPLVSLRRLFGLPMSELSEQCRIVVVSLSKHDDALAVGIVTDTVKEVLRVQRSIVDPLPELLASGGSLREVEMVCRIDDGRRLVAILSAERLFTNATIQDAFRSTEVRDQGEAMARTGDDLQTTAEEEDQFVVFRLADEEYGVPIDAVQEIVRVPDQLTHVPKSAAFIEGMVNLRGTVLPVIDQRKRFGLPAIERSDRQRIMVFTIGGVRTGFIVDQVSEVLRIPRSAIAPAPDIASDDSGAITHVANLPAAKRMILMLDVARLLATDEMDAVQDAA